One Ilumatobacter fluminis genomic window, TCGACCTGCGGCAGCTCGAACTGAAGCATCTCGTCGCCCTCGACGCCGTCGCTGCGGAAGGGACGTTCGCTCGGGCGGCCGATCGGCTCGGCTACACCCAGTCGGCCGTCAGCCAGCAGATCGCGGCGTTGGAACGGTTGCTCGGCGTGCCGGTCTTCGATCGTCCGGGCGGCCCACGTCCGGTCGTGCTGACGCCGCTCGGTGCCGAGTTGCTCGAGCGATCTCGCGAGTTGCTCGCCCGGGTCGACGCGATGTCGCTCGAGCTCGATCTGTTCCGCACCGGGTCGGCCGGGAAGCTCTCGATCGGGACGTTCCAAAGCGCATCCGCCATGCTGCTCCCGAAGATCGTGGCCCGGATGCGACAGCAGTTCCCGTCGATCGAGATGCACGTCATCGAGAGCGACGACGAAGAGGTGCTGATCAAGGCGCTGTCGACGGGAGAGGTCGAGGTGTCGTTCCTCGTCGGTGAGGCCCCCTCCGCTGCCGAGTCGGTGCACCTCTTCGACGACCCGTTCGTGCTGGTGGCGCGACCCGATCAGTTCCCGGAGGGCCCCGTGCGGCCGGAGCAGTTCGCCGACGAGCCCATGATCGGGCAGCACCCGAACGCCTGCCAGCTCGCCGGCGAGGCGGGCCTACGAGCGGCCGGCATCACGCCGAACTACGTATACCGGACGAACGACAACAGCACGGTGACCGCGATGGTCCGGGCCGGCATGGGCGTCGCCGTGATGCCCTTCCTGTGCGTCGAGCCGGAGGATCCCCGGGTGGCACTCCACAACATCGAGCCGCCCATCCCGGAGCGATCGATCGTGTTGGCCTGGCGCCAGAATCGAACCCGGTCTCCGGCCGCCGCACGGTTCGTCGAACTGGCGACCGAGATCTCCCGGGATCTCTCCGGCCAACGCCGGGCGATCGCCTGACGCACCCGCTCGCCGGGGGTGCATGGGCGGCGTGGCGTCAGGCGACCGTCAGCTGGGCGGAGCCGAAGCCGGTGCCGAATCGGACGCACCAGACCCAGACGGTGTCGTAGACCGAGAGGTCGACGTCGGCGGGGATCTCGTAGTTCTGCTCGCCGATGTTGCCCTTGAGATCACCGAGGTCGACGAAGTCGGAGACGTCGCCGGTCGAGCTGTTGACCAGGTACACGTTCAGGTCGGGGCCGTTGCTGGTCTCGAAGTTCTCGAACCGCAGGAAGCGCTGCCCGGTCCCGTTTCCGAGCACGACCGCCTGACCGCCGGTCGAGTA contains:
- a CDS encoding LysR family transcriptional regulator, whose protein sequence is MIDLRQLELKHLVALDAVAAEGTFARAADRLGYTQSAVSQQIAALERLLGVPVFDRPGGPRPVVLTPLGAELLERSRELLARVDAMSLELDLFRTGSAGKLSIGTFQSASAMLLPKIVARMRQQFPSIEMHVIESDDEEVLIKALSTGEVEVSFLVGEAPSAAESVHLFDDPFVLVARPDQFPEGPVRPEQFADEPMIGQHPNACQLAGEAGLRAAGITPNYVYRTNDNSTVTAMVRAGMGVAVMPFLCVEPEDPRVALHNIEPPIPERSIVLAWRQNRTRSPAAARFVELATEISRDLSGQRRAIA